A genomic window from Lotus japonicus ecotype B-129 chromosome 1, LjGifu_v1.2 includes:
- the LOC130711297 gene encoding uncharacterized protein LOC130711297, which translates to MTVAEYASKLESLAKHFRYFRGQIDEGYMCERFIDGLSYELQRAVQPLELNRYQVLVEKTKGIEAIDNARGKYQGLNKSNQGSGGPTRTNQGRDDQGKHYKKKPYLRSQGEGAVSGSFYPSGENNFAPRPLSVSLEDVTCFKCNKKGHFANRCTEPVCWNCNKVGHFSKDCKVPKVEVTTNVAGARRPTASGRVYSISGAGADEDNGMMRSTREIPGNSLVVLFDYGATHSVIDLAFVTWLKLDVTELPFDLIVSILVS; encoded by the coding sequence ATGACCGTAGCTGAGTATGCTTCtaagttggagtcgttggcgAAACATTTCCGCTACTTTCGAGGACAGATAGATGAAGGCTATATGTGCGAGCGCTTCATTGATGGGCTGAGTTATGAGCTACAGAGAGCGGTGCAACCGCTAGAGCTAAAccgctaccaagtgctggtggagaagaccaagggaATCGAGGCCATTGATAACGCAAGGGGAAAGTACCAAGGTCTGAACAAGTCTaaccaaggaagtggaggtccgaCAAGGACTAACCAAGGAAGAGATGACCAGGGCAAGCACTATAAGAAGAAGCCGTACCTCCGTTCTCAGGGGGAGGGAGCAgtttctgggtccttttatcCCTCGGGCGAAAATAATTTTGCACCAAGACCTCTATCAGTAAGTTTGgaggatgtgacttgcttcaagtgcaaCAAGAAGGGACATTTTGCCAATCGCTGTACTGAGCCGGTTTGCTGGAACTGCAACAAGGTTGGACATTTTTCTAAGGATTGCAAGGTTCCTAAGGTTGAGGTTACTACGAATGTTGCTGGGgctaggaggcctactgctAGTGGAAGGGTCTACTCGATCAGCGGAGCTGGAGCTGATGAAGACAATGGTATGATGCGCAGTACCCGCGAGATCCCGGGTAATTCCCTTGTCGTACTATTTGATTATGGTGCTACACATTCTGTTATAGACTTAGCTTTTGTGACGTGGTTAAAGCTAGATGTGACAGAATTACCGTTCGACTTGATAGTATCTATCCTTGTTTCATAA
- the LOC130733282 gene encoding uncharacterized protein LOC130733282, whose translation MTPEQEKEQEKEKEQLLIDAEMKRYRNGEIWDFEDDIMPVSDGETGGVLLGLDGGTTSTVCICMPMIPFSHSQLQSLPILARAVAGCSNHNSVGEIAARETLEQVMADALSKCGSKRSSVRAVCMAVSGVNHPTDQQRILSWLRGIFPSYVRLHVRNDAVAALSSGTIGKLHGCVLIAGTGTIAYGFTEDGKEARAAGAGPVLGDWGSGYGISAQALTAVVKAHDGRGPSTMLTSSILQTLGLSSAEELIGWTYADPSWARIAALVPVVVSCAEAGDEVANKILQESVQELASSVKAVVGRLGLCGKDGNDDFPLVMVGGVLEANRRWDIGKEVVDCISKYFPGVLPIRPKVEPAVGAAWLAWSFFMKEYHKELCSS comes from the exons ATGACGCCAGAGCAGGAGAAGGAgcaggagaaggagaaggagcagTTGCTGATTGATGCTGAGATGAAGAGGTACAGGAATGGTGAAATCTGGGATTTTGAGGATGACATCATGCCTGTTTCTGATGGTGAAACTGGTGGTGTCTTGTTGGGTTTGGATGGTGGGACCACCTCCACTGTCTGCATTTGCATGCCTATGATTCCTTTTTCTCATTCTCAGCTTCAATCTCTTCCTATCCTTGCAAGGGCTGTTGCTGGTTGCTCTAATCACAATAGTGTTGGAG AAATTGCTGCAAGGGAAACGTTAGAGCAAGTTATGGCAGATGCACTGTCAAAATGTGGTTCAAAACGATCTTCAGTCCGTGCTGTTTGTATGGCTGTATCTGGTGTTAACCATCCAACAGATCAACAAAGAATTCTCAGTTGGCTTAG GGGTATATTCCCAAGTTACGTGAGATTACATGTTCGGAATGATGCTGTAGCTGCTCTGTCAAGCGGAACAATTGGTAAACTTCATGGATGTGTATTGATTGCGGGCACGGGGACCATTGCATATGGATTTACTGAAGATGGAAAAGAAGCAAGGGCTGCTGGTGCCGGACCTGTCTTAGGTGACTGGGGGAG TGGATATGGAATATCTGCGCAGGCATTAACTGCAGTAGTTAAAGCGCATGATGGTCGTGGTCCAAGTACAATGCTTACGAGTAGTATTTTACAAACGCTTGGTCTTTCTTCTGCAGAAGAATTAATAGG GTGGACCTACGCAGATCCATCTTGGGCGCGCATTGCTGCACTTGTTCCAGTTGTGGTGTCATGTGCAGAAGCTGGGGATGAGGTTGCAAATAAGATCTTGCAAGAATCTGTGCAAGAGCTGGCTTCAAGTGTAAAAGCTGTTGTAGGGAGACTTGGATTGTGTGGCAAAG ATGGAAATGATGATTTTCCCCTTGTCATGGTTGGTGGTGTTCTCGAAGCAAACAGGAGATGGGATATAGGAAAAGAAGTCGTAGATTGCATTTCCAAGTACTTTCCTGGGGTACTTCCAATTAGACCTAAG GTGGAGCCTGCTGTTGGGGCAGCCTGGTTAGCTTGGAGTTTTTTCATGAAAGAATatcacaaggaattatgcagcAGCTGA
- the LOC130733283 gene encoding DEAD-box ATP-dependent RNA helicase 53, mitochondrial-like, with protein MITAILRRACSALSRRGAATFIAASTVTGELRQLPVVARARHFHSNPVPLQFRASLPSLAEFAVADFPYEEGSKNDEGLEIKKLGISEEIVSALAKKGISKLFPIQRAVLEPAMQGRDMIGRARTGTGKTLAFGIPIMDKIIKFNAKHGRGRDPLALALAPTRELAKQVEKEFYDSAPNLDTICVYGGTPISQQMRQLDYGVDVVVGTPGRIIDLLNRGALNLKEVQFMVLDEADQMLQIGFQEDVEKILDRLPPKRQTLMFSATMPYEIKQLTRKYLNNPVTIDLVGDSDQKLADGISLYSIVTDSYVKQGILAPLITEHAKGGKCIVFTQTKRDADRLSHSMSKSLKCEALHGDISQAQRERTLAGFREGHFNVLVATDVASRGLDIPNVDLVIHYDLPNNSEIFVHRSGRTGRAGKKGTAILVHTEDQSRAIRTIERDVGSKFKELPKIAVDRASVESFGGMGGGRFGSFGGGGMRDGGFGRSSGSGRSGGYSNSGSGRSSYGNSGFGGSSRSGGGFSGNSSGENRYGGSGSGRSGSFGGGRSGGSSGGFKFSGSGGGFGGFGGSDKSGGFGDFGSR; from the exons ATGATCACCGCAATCCTCAGAAGAGCTTGTTCCGCCCTCTCGCGGCGCGGCGCCGCCACCTTCATCGCCGCCTCAACCGTCACCGGCGAGCTCCGTCAGCTCCCCGTCGTCGCCAGGGCAAGACACTTCCACTCGAATCCAGTTCCCTTGCAGTTCCGCGCCTCTCTCCCTTCTCTCGCCGAATTCGCCGTCGCTGATTTCCCATACGAAGAAGGCTCCAAAAACGATGAAGGGCTCGAGATCAAGAAGCTTGGGATTTCTGAGGAAATCGTCTCTGCCTTGGCCAAGAAAGGAATCTCCAAGCTCTTCCCTATCCAG AGGGCTGTGCTGGAACCTGCTATGCAAGGTCGTGATATGATTGGTCGAGCTAGAACAGGAACTGGGAAAACTCTTGCTTTTGGGATACCCATCATGGATAAGATTATTAAGTTCAATGCTAAGCATGG ACGAGGGAGGGATCCTTTGGCATTGGCTTTGGCTCCGACTCGAGAACTTGCAAAGCAGGTGGAGAAGGAATTCTATGACTCAGCGCCTAACTTGGATACGATTTGTGTTTATGGGGGCACTCCCATCTCGCAACAGATGAGGCAACTTGATTATGGTGTTGATGTTGTGGTGGGCACGCCGGGTCGAATTATTGACCTTCTGAACAGAGGCGCTCTAAATTTGAAGGAGGTTCAGTTTATGGTTCTTGACGAAGCTGATCAGATGCTTCAAATAGGATTTCAGGAAGACGTGGAGAAGATCTTGGATAGGTTGCCCCCTAAACGTCAGACTCTTATGTTCTCTGCAACTATGCCATATGAGATTAAGCAGTTGACACGCAAGTACCTAAACAATCCCGTAACCATTGATCTT GTTGGAGATTCTGACCAGAAGCTAGCAGATGGAATTTCACTGTACTCAATTGTGACTGATAGTTACGTTAAACAGGGAATTCTCGCGCCTCTGATAACA GAGCATGCGAAAGGAGGAAAGTGTATTGTGTTCACTCAAACAAAACGTGATGCTGATCGATTATCACATAGCATGTCGAAAAGTCTTAAATGTGAGGCCTTGCATGGAGATATATCACAAGCTCAAAGGGAAAGAACTTTAGCTGGCTTCAGAGAGGGTCATTTTAATGTTCTAGTGGCGACTGATGTTGCTTCACGTGGACTTGATATACCTAATGTTGATCTT GTAATACATTATGACCTTCCCAATAATTCAGAGATATTTGTTCATCGATCTGGACGAACAGGTCGTGCCGGTAAGAAAGGAACTGCTATTCTTGTCCATACTGAAGATCAATCCAGGGCTATTAGGACTATTGAGCGTGATGTGGGCTCTAAATTTAAAGAG CTACCAAAGATTGCTGTTGATAGAGCATCAGTGGAATCATTCGGTGGCATGGGGGGTGGGCGTTTTGGTTCATTTGGCGGCGGAGGTATGAGGGATGGAGGTTTTGGCCGTAGTTCTGGATCTGGCCGCTCTGGGGGCTACAGTAACTCTGGATCTGGTCGCTCTAGCTATGGAAATTCTGGGTTTGGCGGATCAAGTAGATCTGGAGGAGGATTTTCTGGTAATTCATCTGGTGAGAATAGATATGGTGGATCAGGCTCTGGTCGTTCTGGCTCATTTGGTGGAGGTAGATCTGGCGGATCATCCGGTGGATTTAAATTTAGTGGATCAGGTGGTGGTTTTGGGGGATTTGGCGGTTCAGATAAATCTGGTGGTTTTGGAGATTTTGGCTCAAGGTAA